The following proteins are encoded in a genomic region of Triticum dicoccoides isolate Atlit2015 ecotype Zavitan chromosome 1B, WEW_v2.0, whole genome shotgun sequence:
- the LOC119349571 gene encoding BTB/POZ and MATH domain-containing protein 3-like has protein sequence MSFAGVSVIAGSGGRLPRLSAESDMIYSGSSAASRGSCYYHLLVVEGYSRIKDLPNGGTIMGRTFKAGGYQWVLRFHPNGYAPEDVGSISVYLVLDQDVARPVKVHLQFSLVDEVSKQDQAFIRAIKACDFSGSGSTWGRSCFIKGEDLEKSDHLKDDCFTIRCDFIIAEAAAAAPLVKVPSSNISEHLSHLLVTEVGADVTFEVGHEMFAAHRCVLASRSAVFMAQLFGPMKEGTTAAAIQIQDMEPDIFKALLGFIYTDLMPEMEAEREAEVEEGGADEVTWLRHLLAAADRFDLQRLKSMCEERLLEHIDLSSVSAILAVAAQLQCCGLKEACLEFLKVQSAADLGQVMATSDWEHIGATDHSVLNQLIAKLASKV, from the coding sequence ATGTCGTTCGCCGGCGTATCCGTCATTGCTGGCAGTGGCGGCAGGCTGCCGCGGCTGTCGGCGGAATCGGACATGATCTACTCCGGCTCCAGCGCAGCCAGCAGAGGCAGCTGCTACTATCACCTGCTTGTGGTGGAAGGTTACTCCCGCATCAAAGACCTGCCCAATGGAGGGACAATCATGGGTCGCACATTCAAAGCTGGAGGCTATCAATGGGTTCTGAGGTTCCATCCCAATGGTTATGCCCCGGAGGATGTCGGTTCCATCTCGGTTTATCTTGTGCTTGACCAGGATGTTGCACGGCCCGTGAAGGTGCATCTCCAGTTTAGTTTGGTTGATGAGGTTAGCAAGCAAGATCAAGCATTCATCCGTGCAATCAAAGCGTGCGACTTCTCTGGCAGTGGCTCTACTTGGGGCCGCAGTTGTTTCATAAAAGGAGAGGACCTTGAGAAGTCAGATCATCTCAAGGATGATTGTTTCACCATCCGGTGTGACTTCATCATCgccgaagctgctgctgctgctcccttgGTAAAGGTGCCGTCATCTAACATAAGCGAGCATCTGAGCCATCTCTTAGTGACGGAGGTGGGCGCCGATGTGACGTTCGAGGTCGGCCATGAGATGTTCGCCGCCCACCGGTGTGTGCTCGCGTCCCGTTCCGCCGTATTCATGGCACAGCTCTTTGGCCCCATGAAGGAGGGGACCACGGCGGCCGCCATACAAATACAAGACATGGAACCGGACATCTTCAAGGCACTGCTTGGTTTCATCTACACTGACTTGATGCCAGAGATGGAGGCGGAAAGAGAAGCAGAAGTAGAAGAAGGTGGAGCTGATGAGGTTACGTGGCTGCGCCACTTGCTTGCCGCGGCGGATAGGTTTGATCTCCAGAGGCTCAAGTCGATGTGTGAAGAGAGGTTGTTGGAGCACATAGATTTGAGCTCGGTGTCGGCCATCCTTGCTGTGGCAGCGCAGCTCCAATGCTGTGGACTTAAGGAGGCGTGCCTGGAGTTCCTCAAGGTTCAGTCAGCTGCAGACTTGGGACAAGTAATGGCGACCAGCGACTGGGAGCACATAGGTGCAACCGATCACTCCGTTCTGAACCAGCTCATTGCCAAGCTTGCTTCCAAAGTTTAG